One segment of Thunnus thynnus chromosome 19, fThuThy2.1, whole genome shotgun sequence DNA contains the following:
- the LOC137170774 gene encoding NLR family CARD domain-containing protein 3-like isoform X4 yields MDQCEDREEGVPPSKRRREHDSQTKAQRIHQRPESSGPPSSCVSFRSDDSKDLIIDFKGRRPAGQKVDQESSEVPSGQSAQQHQTHLDSIFMLLEENIVTFVKNELKKMQKVLSPNYPECLESQREDEEVLDSKEEEQRRSSRDAFLKITLHFLRRMKQEELADRLQSGTPAGRCQRKLKSNLKKRFQCVFEGIAKAGNPTLLNQIYTELYITEGGTAEVNDEHEVRQIETASRKPDRPETTIRQEDIFKASPGIDEPIRTVMTKGVAGIGKTVLTQKFTLDWAEDKANQDIQFTFPFTFRELNVLKEKKYSLVELVHHFFTETKEAGICRFEEFQVVFIFDGLDECRLPLDFHNNKILTDVTESTSVDVLLTNLIRGKLLPSARLWITTRPAAANQIPSEYVSMVTEVRGFTDPQKEEYFRKRFRDEEQASTIISHIKTSRSLHIMCHMPVFCWITATVLEDVLKSIKRRQLPKTLTEMYIHFLVVQSKLKNFKYDGGAETDPHWSPQSRKMIESLGKLAFEQLQKGNLIFYESDLTECGINIRVASVYSGVFTQIFKEERGLYQDKVFCFVHLSVQEFLAALHVHLTFINSGVNLLAEEQTTSQKSETREDKSAEKHLYQSAVDEALKSPNGHLDLFLRFLLGLSLQTNQTLLRGLLTQRGSSSQTNQETVKYIKKKISENLSAERSINLFHCLNELNDDSLVEEIQWYLSSGLSTDELSPAQWSALAFTLLSSEKDLNMFDLKKYSASEEALLRLLPVVKASNKAILNGCNLSERSCAALSSVLSSQSSSLRELDMSNNNLQKLELLSAGLESPNCRLETLRLTDCNLSKRSLEVLSSVLSSQSSSLRELDMSNNNLQQLGLKLLTAGLESPHCTLKTLRLSGCLITEEGCASLASALSSNPSHLRELDLSYNHPGASGEKLLYAGLKDPHWRLDTLRLQPAGVRWLTPGLRKYFCRLTLDPNTAYRKLKLSDNNRKVTCVKEDQSYPDHPDRFDNWLQLLCRNDLTGRCYWEVEWRGRVYISVSYRGISRKGGSGDCWFGWNDQSWSLNCSDGGRYSVCHNMRKTSISSSSSSSSSSSVSNRVGVYVDCPAGTLSFYRVSSDTLIHLHTFNTTFTQPLCAGFGVYRSGSASLCGL; encoded by the exons atggatcagtgtgaggacagagaggagggagtccctccctctaaaagGCGAagggaacatgacagccagaccaaagctcagag GATCCATCAGAGACCAGAATCTTCTGGACCTCcatccagctgtgtgtccttcAGGAGCGACGACTCAAAGGATCTTATTATTGACTTTAAAGGACGACGTCCTGCTGGTCAGAA AGTGGaccaggagagctcagaggttcccagtggtcagtctgcccagcagcatcaaacacacctggactccatatttatg ctgctggaggagaacatcgtcacttttgtgaagaacgagctgaagaagatgcagaaggtTCTGAGTCCAAATTACCCAGAATGTTTAGAGagtcagagggaggatgaggaggtgttggacagtaaggaggaagagcagaggaggagcagcagagatgcatttctgaagatcacactgcacttcctgaggagaatgaagcaggaggagctggctgaccgtCTGCAGAGCG GGACTCCTGCTGGCAGGTGTCAACGtaaactcaagtctaacctgaagaagaggttccagtgtgtgtttgaggggattgctaaagcaggaaacccaacccttctgaatcagatctacacagagctctacatcacagagggagggactgcagaggtcaatgatgaacatgaggtcagacagattgaaacagcatccaggaaaccagacagaccagaaacaacaatcagacaagaagacatctttaaagcctcacctggaatagatgaaccaatcagaacagtgatgacaaagggagtggctggcattgggaaaacagtcttaacacagaagttcactctggactgggctgaagacaaagccaaccaggacatacagttcacatttccattcactttcagagagctgaatgtgctgaaagagaaaaagtacagcttggtggaacttgttcatcacttctttactgaaaccaaagaagcaggaatctgcaggtttgaagagttccaggttgtgttcatctttgacggtctggatgagtgtcgacttcctctggacttccacaacaataagatcctgactgatgttacagagtccacctcagtggatgtgctgctgacaaacctcatcagggggaaactgctcCCCTCTGCTCGCCTatggataaccacacgacctgcagcagccaatcagatcccttcTGAGTATGTCagcatggtgacagaggtcagagggttcactgacccgcagaaggaggagtacttcaggaagagattcagagatgaggagcaggccagcacaatcatctcccacatcaagacatcacgaagcctccacatcatgtgccacatgccagtcttctgctggatcactgctacagttctggaggatgtgttgaaaagcatAAAGAGAAGacagctgcccaagaccctgactgagatgtacatccacttcctggtggttcagtccaaactgaagaacttcaagtatgatggaggagctgagacagatccacactggagtccacagagcaggaagatgattgagtctctgggaaaactggcttttgagcagctgcagaaaggcaacctgatcttctatgaatcagacctgacagagtgtggcatcaATATCAGAGTAGCCTCAgtgtactcaggagtgttcacacagatctttaaagaggagagagggctgtaccaggacaaggtgttctgcttcgtccatctgagtgttcaggagtttctggctgctcttcatgtccatctgacattcatcaactctggagtcaatctgctggcaGAGGAACAAACAACATCCCAGAAGTCTGAAACAAGAGAAGACAAATCTGCAGAGAAACATCtctaccagagtgctgtggacgaggccttaaagagtccaaatggacacctggacttgttcctccgcttcctcctgggtctttcactgcagaccaatcagactctcctacGAGGTCTTCTGACACAGAGAGGAAgtagctcacagaccaatcaggaaacagtcaAGTACATCAAGAAAAAGATCAGTGAGAATCTGTCTGCtgagagaagcatcaatctgttccactgtctgaatgaactgaatgatgaTTCTCTGGTGGAGGAGATCCAGTGGTATCTGAGTTCAGGTCTCTCCACAGAtgaactgtctcctgctcagtggtcagctcttgCCTTCAccttactgtcatcagaaaaagatctgaacatgtttgacctgaagaaatactctgcttcagaggaggctcttctgaggctgctgccagtggtcaaagcctccaacaaagctAT ACTGAAtggctgtaacctctcagagagaagctgtgcagccctgtcctcagttctcagctcccagtcctctagtctgagagagcttgacatgagtaacaacaacctgcagaaATTAGaactgctgtctgctggactggagagtccaaactgcagactggaaactctcag actgactgactgtaacCTCTCAAAGAGAAGTCTTGAAgttctgtcctcagttctcagctcccagtcctctagtctgagagagcttgatatgagtaacaacaacctgcagcaATTAGGACTGAAACTGCTgactgctggactggagagtccacactgcacactgaaaactctcag gctgtcaggatgtctgatcacagaggaaggctgtgcttctctggcctcagctctgagctccaacccctcccatctgagagagcttgacctgagctacaatcatccaggagccTCAGGAGAGAAGCTACTGTATGCTGGACTGaaggatccacactggagactggacactctcag gctgcagcctgctggagtccgatggttgacaccaggtctgaggaagt atttctgtcgactcacactggatccaaacacagcatacagaaaactcaaactgtctgacaacaacaggaaggtgacatgTGTGAAGGaggatcagtcatatcctgatcatccagacagatttgataactggcttcagctgctgtgtagaaatgatctgactggtcgctgttactgggaggtcgagtggagaggaagagtttatatatcagtgagttacagaggaatcagcagGAAAGGAGGCAGTGGTGACTGTTGGTTTGGATggaatgatcagtcctggagtctgaaCTGCTCTGATGGTGGTCGTTACTCTGTCTGTCACAATATGAGAAAaacatccatctcctcctcctcctcctcctcctcctcctcctctgtctctaacagagtaggagtgtatgtggactgtcctgctggcactctgtccttctacagagtctcctctgacacactgatccacctccacaccttcaacaccacattcactcagcctctgtgtgcTGGGTTTGGGGTCTACAGGTCTGGTTCAGCGTCTCTGTGTGGTCTGtag
- the LOC137170774 gene encoding NLR family CARD domain-containing protein 3-like isoform X2 produces MDQCEDREEGVPPSKSSLCGEHDSQTKAQRIHQRPESPGPPSSCVSFRSDDSKDLIIDFKGRRPAGQKCFSAMDQCEDREEGVPPSKRRREHDSQTKAQRIHQRPESSGPPSSCVSFRSDDSKDLIIDFKGRRPAGQKVDQESSEVPSGQSAQQHQTHLDSIFMLLEENIVTFVKNELKKMQKVLSPNYPECLESQREDEEVLDSKEEEQRRSSRDAFLKITLHFLRRMKQEELADRLQSGTPAGRCQRKLKSNLKKRFQCVFEGIAKAGNPTLLNQIYTELYITEGGTAEVNDEHEVRQIETASRKPDRPETTIRQEDIFKASPGIDEPIRTVMTKGVAGIGKTVLTQKFTLDWAEDKANQDIQFTFPFTFRELNVLKEKKYSLVELVHHFFTETKEAGICRFEEFQVVFIFDGLDECRLPLDFHNNKILTDVTESTSVDVLLTNLIRGKLLPSARLWITTRPAAANQIPSEYVSMVTEVRGFTDPQKEEYFRKRFRDEEQASTIISHIKTSRSLHIMCHMPVFCWITATVLEDVLKSIKRRQLPKTLTEMYIHFLVVQSKLKNFKYDGGAETDPHWSPQSRKMIESLGKLAFEQLQKGNLIFYESDLTECGINIRVASVYSGVFTQIFKEERGLYQDKVFCFVHLSVQEFLAALHVHLTFINSGVNLLAEEQTTSQKSETREDKSAEKHLYQSAVDEALKSPNGHLDLFLRFLLGLSLQTNQTLLRGLLTQRGSSSQTNQETVKYIKKKISENLSAERSINLFHCLNELNDDSLVEEIQWYLSSGLSTDELSPAQWSALAFTLLSSEKDLNMFDLKKYSASEEALLRLLPVVKASNKAILNGCNLSERSCAALSSVLSSQSSSLRELDMSNNNLQKLELLSAGLESPNCRLETLRLTDCNLSKRSLEVLSSVLSSQSSSLRELDMSNNNLQQLGLKLLTAGLESPHCTLKTLRLSGCLITEEGCASLASALSSNPSHLRELDLSYNHPGASGEKLLYAGLKDPHWRLDTLRLQPAGVRWLTPGLRKYFCRLTLDPNTAYRKLKLSDNNRKVTCVKEDQSYPDHPDRFDNWLQLLCRNDLTGRCYWEVEWRGRVYISVSYRGISRKGGSGDCWFGWNDQSWSLNCSDGGRYSVCHNMRKTSISSSSSSSSSSSVSNRVGVYVDCPAGTLSFYRVSSDTLIHLHTFNTTFTQPLCAGFGVYRSGSASLCGL; encoded by the exons atggatcagtgtgaggacagagaggagggagtccctccctctaaaagctctctgtgtggggaacatgacagccagaccaaagctcagag GATCCATCAGAGACCAGAATCTCCTGGACCTCcatccagctgtgtgtccttcAGGAGCGACGACTCAAAGGATCTTATTATTGACTTTAAAGGACGACGTCCTGCTGGTCAGAA gtgtttctctgctatggatcagtgtgaggacagagaggagggagtccctccctctaaaagGCGAagggaacatgacagccagaccaaagctcagag GATCCATCAGAGACCAGAATCTTCTGGACCTCcatccagctgtgtgtccttcAGGAGCGACGACTCAAAGGATCTTATTATTGACTTTAAAGGACGACGTCCTGCTGGTCAGAA AGTGGaccaggagagctcagaggttcccagtggtcagtctgcccagcagcatcaaacacacctggactccatatttatg ctgctggaggagaacatcgtcacttttgtgaagaacgagctgaagaagatgcagaaggtTCTGAGTCCAAATTACCCAGAATGTTTAGAGagtcagagggaggatgaggaggtgttggacagtaaggaggaagagcagaggaggagcagcagagatgcatttctgaagatcacactgcacttcctgaggagaatgaagcaggaggagctggctgaccgtCTGCAGAGCG GGACTCCTGCTGGCAGGTGTCAACGtaaactcaagtctaacctgaagaagaggttccagtgtgtgtttgaggggattgctaaagcaggaaacccaacccttctgaatcagatctacacagagctctacatcacagagggagggactgcagaggtcaatgatgaacatgaggtcagacagattgaaacagcatccaggaaaccagacagaccagaaacaacaatcagacaagaagacatctttaaagcctcacctggaatagatgaaccaatcagaacagtgatgacaaagggagtggctggcattgggaaaacagtcttaacacagaagttcactctggactgggctgaagacaaagccaaccaggacatacagttcacatttccattcactttcagagagctgaatgtgctgaaagagaaaaagtacagcttggtggaacttgttcatcacttctttactgaaaccaaagaagcaggaatctgcaggtttgaagagttccaggttgtgttcatctttgacggtctggatgagtgtcgacttcctctggacttccacaacaataagatcctgactgatgttacagagtccacctcagtggatgtgctgctgacaaacctcatcagggggaaactgctcCCCTCTGCTCGCCTatggataaccacacgacctgcagcagccaatcagatcccttcTGAGTATGTCagcatggtgacagaggtcagagggttcactgacccgcagaaggaggagtacttcaggaagagattcagagatgaggagcaggccagcacaatcatctcccacatcaagacatcacgaagcctccacatcatgtgccacatgccagtcttctgctggatcactgctacagttctggaggatgtgttgaaaagcatAAAGAGAAGacagctgcccaagaccctgactgagatgtacatccacttcctggtggttcagtccaaactgaagaacttcaagtatgatggaggagctgagacagatccacactggagtccacagagcaggaagatgattgagtctctgggaaaactggcttttgagcagctgcagaaaggcaacctgatcttctatgaatcagacctgacagagtgtggcatcaATATCAGAGTAGCCTCAgtgtactcaggagtgttcacacagatctttaaagaggagagagggctgtaccaggacaaggtgttctgcttcgtccatctgagtgttcaggagtttctggctgctcttcatgtccatctgacattcatcaactctggagtcaatctgctggcaGAGGAACAAACAACATCCCAGAAGTCTGAAACAAGAGAAGACAAATCTGCAGAGAAACATCtctaccagagtgctgtggacgaggccttaaagagtccaaatggacacctggacttgttcctccgcttcctcctgggtctttcactgcagaccaatcagactctcctacGAGGTCTTCTGACACAGAGAGGAAgtagctcacagaccaatcaggaaacagtcaAGTACATCAAGAAAAAGATCAGTGAGAATCTGTCTGCtgagagaagcatcaatctgttccactgtctgaatgaactgaatgatgaTTCTCTGGTGGAGGAGATCCAGTGGTATCTGAGTTCAGGTCTCTCCACAGAtgaactgtctcctgctcagtggtcagctcttgCCTTCAccttactgtcatcagaaaaagatctgaacatgtttgacctgaagaaatactctgcttcagaggaggctcttctgaggctgctgccagtggtcaaagcctccaacaaagctAT ACTGAAtggctgtaacctctcagagagaagctgtgcagccctgtcctcagttctcagctcccagtcctctagtctgagagagcttgacatgagtaacaacaacctgcagaaATTAGaactgctgtctgctggactggagagtccaaactgcagactggaaactctcag actgactgactgtaacCTCTCAAAGAGAAGTCTTGAAgttctgtcctcagttctcagctcccagtcctctagtctgagagagcttgatatgagtaacaacaacctgcagcaATTAGGACTGAAACTGCTgactgctggactggagagtccacactgcacactgaaaactctcag gctgtcaggatgtctgatcacagaggaaggctgtgcttctctggcctcagctctgagctccaacccctcccatctgagagagcttgacctgagctacaatcatccaggagccTCAGGAGAGAAGCTACTGTATGCTGGACTGaaggatccacactggagactggacactctcag gctgcagcctgctggagtccgatggttgacaccaggtctgaggaagt atttctgtcgactcacactggatccaaacacagcatacagaaaactcaaactgtctgacaacaacaggaaggtgacatgTGTGAAGGaggatcagtcatatcctgatcatccagacagatttgataactggcttcagctgctgtgtagaaatgatctgactggtcgctgttactgggaggtcgagtggagaggaagagtttatatatcagtgagttacagaggaatcagcagGAAAGGAGGCAGTGGTGACTGTTGGTTTGGATggaatgatcagtcctggagtctgaaCTGCTCTGATGGTGGTCGTTACTCTGTCTGTCACAATATGAGAAAaacatccatctcctcctcctcctcctcctcctcctcctcctctgtctctaacagagtaggagtgtatgtggactgtcctgctggcactctgtccttctacagagtctcctctgacacactgatccacctccacaccttcaacaccacattcactcagcctctgtgtgcTGGGTTTGGGGTCTACAGGTCTGGTTCAGCGTCTCTGTGTGGTCTGtag
- the LOC137170774 gene encoding NLR family CARD domain-containing protein 3-like isoform X3 gives MDQCEDREEGPEPGPGPGPSCLSFRSNRSKDAVVTFKQDPLSDKKIHQRPESPGPPSSCVSFRSDDSKDLIIDFKGRRPAGQKCFSAMDQCEDREEGVPPSKRRREHDSQTKAQRIHQRPESSGPPSSCVSFRSDDSKDLIIDFKGRRPAGQKVDQESSEVPSGQSAQQHQTHLDSIFMLLEENIVTFVKNELKKMQKVLSPNYPECLESQREDEEVLDSKEEEQRRSSRDAFLKITLHFLRRMKQEELADRLQSGTPAGRCQRKLKSNLKKRFQCVFEGIAKAGNPTLLNQIYTELYITEGGTAEVNDEHEVRQIETASRKPDRPETTIRQEDIFKASPGIDEPIRTVMTKGVAGIGKTVLTQKFTLDWAEDKANQDIQFTFPFTFRELNVLKEKKYSLVELVHHFFTETKEAGICRFEEFQVVFIFDGLDECRLPLDFHNNKILTDVTESTSVDVLLTNLIRGKLLPSARLWITTRPAAANQIPSEYVSMVTEVRGFTDPQKEEYFRKRFRDEEQASTIISHIKTSRSLHIMCHMPVFCWITATVLEDVLKSIKRRQLPKTLTEMYIHFLVVQSKLKNFKYDGGAETDPHWSPQSRKMIESLGKLAFEQLQKGNLIFYESDLTECGINIRVASVYSGVFTQIFKEERGLYQDKVFCFVHLSVQEFLAALHVHLTFINSGVNLLAEEQTTSQKSETREDKSAEKHLYQSAVDEALKSPNGHLDLFLRFLLGLSLQTNQTLLRGLLTQRGSSSQTNQETVKYIKKKISENLSAERSINLFHCLNELNDDSLVEEIQWYLSSGLSTDELSPAQWSALAFTLLSSEKDLNMFDLKKYSASEEALLRLLPVVKASNKAILNGCNLSERSCAALSSVLSSQSSSLRELDMSNNNLQKLELLSAGLESPNCRLETLRLSGCLITEEGCASLASALSSNPSHLRELDLSYNHPGASGEKLLYAGLKDPHWRLDTLRLQPAGVRWLTPGLRKYFCRLTLDPNTAYRKLKLSDNNRKVTCVKEDQSYPDHPDRFDNWLQLLCRNDLTGRCYWEVEWRGRVYISVSYRGISRKGGSGDCWFGWNDQSWSLNCSDGGRYSVCHNMRKTSISSSSSSSSSSSVSNRVGVYVDCPAGTLSFYRVSSDTLIHLHTFNTTFTQPLCAGFGVYRSGSASLCGL, from the exons atggatcagtgtgaggacagagaggagggacctgaacctggacctggacctggacccaGTTGTTTGTCCTTCAGGAGCAACCGGTCAAAGGATGCTGTTGTTACTTTCAAACAAGATCCTTTATCTGATAAAAA GATCCATCAGAGACCAGAATCTCCTGGACCTCcatccagctgtgtgtccttcAGGAGCGACGACTCAAAGGATCTTATTATTGACTTTAAAGGACGACGTCCTGCTGGTCAGAA gtgtttctctgctatggatcagtgtgaggacagagaggagggagtccctccctctaaaagGCGAagggaacatgacagccagaccaaagctcagag GATCCATCAGAGACCAGAATCTTCTGGACCTCcatccagctgtgtgtccttcAGGAGCGACGACTCAAAGGATCTTATTATTGACTTTAAAGGACGACGTCCTGCTGGTCAGAA AGTGGaccaggagagctcagaggttcccagtggtcagtctgcccagcagcatcaaacacacctggactccatatttatg ctgctggaggagaacatcgtcacttttgtgaagaacgagctgaagaagatgcagaaggtTCTGAGTCCAAATTACCCAGAATGTTTAGAGagtcagagggaggatgaggaggtgttggacagtaaggaggaagagcagaggaggagcagcagagatgcatttctgaagatcacactgcacttcctgaggagaatgaagcaggaggagctggctgaccgtCTGCAGAGCG GGACTCCTGCTGGCAGGTGTCAACGtaaactcaagtctaacctgaagaagaggttccagtgtgtgtttgaggggattgctaaagcaggaaacccaacccttctgaatcagatctacacagagctctacatcacagagggagggactgcagaggtcaatgatgaacatgaggtcagacagattgaaacagcatccaggaaaccagacagaccagaaacaacaatcagacaagaagacatctttaaagcctcacctggaatagatgaaccaatcagaacagtgatgacaaagggagtggctggcattgggaaaacagtcttaacacagaagttcactctggactgggctgaagacaaagccaaccaggacatacagttcacatttccattcactttcagagagctgaatgtgctgaaagagaaaaagtacagcttggtggaacttgttcatcacttctttactgaaaccaaagaagcaggaatctgcaggtttgaagagttccaggttgtgttcatctttgacggtctggatgagtgtcgacttcctctggacttccacaacaataagatcctgactgatgttacagagtccacctcagtggatgtgctgctgacaaacctcatcagggggaaactgctcCCCTCTGCTCGCCTatggataaccacacgacctgcagcagccaatcagatcccttcTGAGTATGTCagcatggtgacagaggtcagagggttcactgacccgcagaaggaggagtacttcaggaagagattcagagatgaggagcaggccagcacaatcatctcccacatcaagacatcacgaagcctccacatcatgtgccacatgccagtcttctgctggatcactgctacagttctggaggatgtgttgaaaagcatAAAGAGAAGacagctgcccaagaccctgactgagatgtacatccacttcctggtggttcagtccaaactgaagaacttcaagtatgatggaggagctgagacagatccacactggagtccacagagcaggaagatgattgagtctctgggaaaactggcttttgagcagctgcagaaaggcaacctgatcttctatgaatcagacctgacagagtgtggcatcaATATCAGAGTAGCCTCAgtgtactcaggagtgttcacacagatctttaaagaggagagagggctgtaccaggacaaggtgttctgcttcgtccatctgagtgttcaggagtttctggctgctcttcatgtccatctgacattcatcaactctggagtcaatctgctggcaGAGGAACAAACAACATCCCAGAAGTCTGAAACAAGAGAAGACAAATCTGCAGAGAAACATCtctaccagagtgctgtggacgaggccttaaagagtccaaatggacacctggacttgttcctccgcttcctcctgggtctttcactgcagaccaatcagactctcctacGAGGTCTTCTGACACAGAGAGGAAgtagctcacagaccaatcaggaaacagtcaAGTACATCAAGAAAAAGATCAGTGAGAATCTGTCTGCtgagagaagcatcaatctgttccactgtctgaatgaactgaatgatgaTTCTCTGGTGGAGGAGATCCAGTGGTATCTGAGTTCAGGTCTCTCCACAGAtgaactgtctcctgctcagtggtcagctcttgCCTTCAccttactgtcatcagaaaaagatctgaacatgtttgacctgaagaaatactctgcttcagaggaggctcttctgaggctgctgccagtggtcaaagcctccaacaaagctAT ACTGAAtggctgtaacctctcagagagaagctgtgcagccctgtcctcagttctcagctcccagtcctctagtctgagagagcttgacatgagtaacaacaacctgcagaaATTAGaactgctgtctgctggactggagagtccaaactgcagactggaaactctcag gctgtcaggatgtctgatcacagaggaaggctgtgcttctctggcctcagctctgagctccaacccctcccatctgagagagcttgacctgagctacaatcatccaggagccTCAGGAGAGAAGCTACTGTATGCTGGACTGaaggatccacactggagactggacactctcag gctgcagcctgctggagtccgatggttgacaccaggtctgaggaagt atttctgtcgactcacactggatccaaacacagcatacagaaaactcaaactgtctgacaacaacaggaaggtgacatgTGTGAAGGaggatcagtcatatcctgatcatccagacagatttgataactggcttcagctgctgtgtagaaatgatctgactggtcgctgttactgggaggtcgagtggagaggaagagtttatatatcagtgagttacagaggaatcagcagGAAAGGAGGCAGTGGTGACTGTTGGTTTGGATggaatgatcagtcctggagtctgaaCTGCTCTGATGGTGGTCGTTACTCTGTCTGTCACAATATGAGAAAaacatccatctcctcctcctcctcctcctcctcctcctcctctgtctctaacagagtaggagtgtatgtggactgtcctgctggcactctgtccttctacagagtctcctctgacacactgatccacctccacaccttcaacaccacattcactcagcctctgtgtgcTGGGTTTGGGGTCTACAGGTCTGGTTCAGCGTCTCTGTGTGGTCTGtag